One segment of Helicobacter anatolicus DNA contains the following:
- the rplL gene encoding 50S ribosomal protein L7/L12 — protein sequence MAITKEEVLDYIGNLSVLELSELVKEFEEKFGVSAAPTVVAGAGAVAGAGAAEEKTEFNVVLTDAGANKINVIKVVREITGLGLKEAKEATEATPSVLKEGVSKDDAEGFKKKLEEAGAKVEIK from the coding sequence ATGGCTATAACAAAAGAAGAAGTTTTAGATTATATTGGTAATTTATCTGTTTTAGAATTATCGGAATTAGTAAAAGAGTTTGAAGAGAAGTTTGGTGTTTCTGCAGCTCCTACAGTTGTGGCTGGTGCAGGTGCTGTGGCTGGTGCAGGTGCTGCAGAAGAAAAAACTGAGTTTAATGTAGTTCTTACTGATGCAGGTGCTAACAAGATTAACGTTATTAAAGTTGTAAGAGAAATTACTGGTTTGGGTCTAAAAGAAGCTAAAGAGGCTACAGAGGCTACACCAAGCGTACTAAAAGAAGGTGTTAGCAAGGACGATGCTGAAGGTTTCAAGAAAAAATTAGAAGAAGCTGGTGCAAAAGTAGAAATTAAATAA
- the rplJ gene encoding 50S ribosomal protein L10 has product MTRQEKQALVENLSSEFKNANSLIVCDYKGLSVSKLEILRKAARSSDAKVQVIKNTLAKIAFKNAGYPDFAINDTNIFVWSNDQISLSKFVVKFSEENKDLFSVKMGCFDGEIVNSDHIVSVSKLPSRDELIGMLLSVWTAPARYFVTGLDNLKKKKENDN; this is encoded by the coding sequence ATGACTAGACAAGAAAAACAAGCGTTGGTAGAAAACTTAAGTTCAGAGTTTAAAAATGCAAATTCTTTAATTGTTTGTGATTATAAAGGGTTAAGTGTTTCAAAACTTGAAATATTAAGAAAGGCTGCAAGAAGCTCTGATGCAAAGGTTCAGGTAATTAAGAATACTTTAGCAAAAATTGCTTTTAAAAATGCAGGTTATCCAGATTTTGCAATCAATGATACAAATATCTTTGTTTGGAGCAATGATCAGATTTCTTTATCGAAGTTTGTAGTGAAGTTTTCTGAAGAAAATAAAGATCTTTTTAGTGTTAAGATGGGTTGTTTTGATGGTGAAATTGTAAATAGTGATCATATTGTTTCTGTTTCTAAATTGCCAAGTCGTGATGAGCTTATTGGCATGTTGCTTTCTGTTTGGACTGCTCCAGCGAGATATTTTGTTACTGGTTTGGACAATCTTAAAAAGAAAAAAGAAAATGATAATTAA
- the rplA gene encoding 50S ribosomal protein L1, with protein MGKKVAKRLQNLLSKFDNTQLYSLENGVKTVKSLASAKFDETVEVSLKLGVDPRHADQMIRGAVVLPHGTGKKVRVAVFAKGLKADEAKNAGADVVGDDDLVEEIKNGNINFDMVIATPDMMALVGKVGRILGPKGLMPNPKTGTVTMEVGKAVENAKGGQVNFRVDKKGNIHAPLGKVSFAEDKIKENLVEFIKTINKLKPASAKGKYIRGAALSLTMSPSVKLEAQELIDLK; from the coding sequence ATGGGAAAAAAGGTAGCCAAAAGATTACAGAATTTGTTATCAAAATTTGATAATACTCAATTATATAGTTTAGAAAATGGGGTAAAGACTGTTAAAAGTTTAGCTTCTGCTAAATTTGATGAAACTGTTGAAGTCTCATTAAAGCTTGGCGTTGACCCAAGACATGCCGATCAAATGATAAGAGGAGCTGTGGTTTTGCCACATGGTACAGGTAAAAAAGTAAGAGTAGCAGTTTTTGCCAAAGGCTTGAAAGCTGATGAAGCAAAAAATGCAGGTGCTGATGTCGTTGGCGATGATGATTTAGTTGAAGAAATTAAAAATGGTAATATCAACTTTGATATGGTTATTGCTACTCCAGATATGATGGCTCTTGTTGGTAAAGTGGGTAGAATCTTGGGACCAAAAGGTTTGATGCCAAATCCAAAGACTGGAACTGTTACTATGGAGGTTGGCAAGGCTGTTGAGAATGCTAAAGGCGGTCAAGTTAATTTTAGAGTGGATAAGAAGGGTAATATTCATGCTCCTCTTGGAAAAGTGAGTTTTGCTGAAGATAAAATTAAAGAAAATTTGGTAGAATTCATTAAAACAATTAATAAATTAAAACCAGCGAGTGCTAAGGGTAAATATATTAGGGGGGCCGCATTGTCTTTGACAATGTCACCATCTGTTAAACTTGAAGCACAGGAATTAATTGACTTAAAATGA
- the rplK gene encoding 50S ribosomal protein L11, whose translation MAKKIVGELKLQIPAGKANPSPPVGPALGQRGVNIMEFCKAFNEKTKDMGNFNIPVLITVYQDKSFSFITKKPPVTDLIKKAANITKGSDNPLKNKIGKLTQKQLEEIANTKMEDLNATDIEAAKKIVAGSARSMGIEIVD comes from the coding sequence ATGGCAAAGAAAATTGTTGGTGAATTAAAACTTCAAATTCCTGCTGGTAAGGCAAATCCATCCCCGCCCGTTGGTCCTGCTTTAGGTCAAAGAGGTGTTAATATTATGGAATTTTGTAAAGCTTTTAATGAGAAAACAAAGGATATGGGTAATTTTAATATACCTGTATTAATTACTGTTTATCAAGATAAGAGCTTTAGCTTTATTACTAAGAAGCCACCAGTTACAGATCTTATTAAAAAAGCTGCTAACATTACGAAAGGCTCAGATAATCCATTAAAGAATAAGATTGGCAAATTGACACAAAAGCAACTTGAGGAAATTGCTAATACAAAAATGGAAGATTTAAATGCTACAGATATTGAGGCAGCTAAAAAGATTGTAGCAGGCAGTGCTAGAAGTATGGGAATAGAAATAGTAGATTAA